Within Lolium rigidum isolate FL_2022 chromosome 5, APGP_CSIRO_Lrig_0.1, whole genome shotgun sequence, the genomic segment attctctatccatcggatcccgacaaacacaacatatagcattacggatagatgatcttgatcatgttaggcagctcacaagatccaacaatgaagcacataaggagaagacgaccatctagctactgctatggacccatagtccaggggtgaactactcactcatcactccggaggcgaccatggcggtgaagagtcctccgggagatgaatcccctctccggcagggtgtcggaggcgatctcctgaatccctcgagatgggattggcggcggcggcgcctcagtaaggttttccgtatcatggctctcggtactgggggtttcgcgacggaggctttaagtaggcggaagggcaacgcagggggccacacgagggccgcacacgccagggccgcgcagccaagggccaggccgctccgccctgttgtgtcggcgcctcgtggccccacttcctttccccctcggtcttctggaagcttcgtgcaaaaataggaccctgggcgttgatttcgtccaattccgagaatatttccttactaggatttctgaaaccaaaaacagcagaaaacagacaatcggctcttcggcatctcgttaataggttagtgccggaaaatgcataaatacgacatataatgtgtataaaacatgtagatatcatcaataatgtggcatggaacataagaaattatcgatacgtcgaagacgtatcagcatccccaagcttagttcctgctcgtcccgagcgagtaaacgataacaaagataatttctggagtgacatgccatcataaccttgatcatactattgtaagcatatgtaatgaatgcagcgatcaaaacaatggtaatgacatgagtaaacaaatgaatcataaagcaaagacttttcatgaatagtacttcaagacaagcatcaataagtcttgcataagagttaactcataaagcaataaatcaaagtaaaggtattgaagcaacacaaaggaagattaagtttcagcggttgctttcaacttataacatgtatatctcatggatattgtcaatgtaaagtaatataacaagtgcaatatgcaagtatgtaggaatcaatgcacatttcacacaagtgtttgcttcttgaggtggagagagatatgtgaactgactcaacataaaagtaaaagaaaggtccttcaaagaggaaagcatcgattgctatatttgtgctagagcttttattttgaaaacatgaaacaattttgtcaacggtagtaataaagcatatgtattatgtaagttatatcttacaagttgcaatcctcatgcatagtatactaatagtgcccgcaccttgtcctaattagcttggactaccgggatcatcgcaatacacatgttttaaccaagtgtcacaaaggggtacctccatgccgcctgtacaaaggtctaaggagaaagctcgcattttggatttctcgcttttgattattctcaacttagacatccataccgggacaacatggacaacagataatggactcctctttaatgcataagcatgtagcaacaattagtgttctcatatgagattgaggatatatgtccaaaactgaaacttccaccatgattcatggctttagttagcggcccaatgttcttctctaacaatatgcatgctctaaccattaaagtggtagatctctcttacttcggacaagacggacatgcatagcaactcacatgatattcaacaaagagttgatggcgtccccaggagcatggttatcgcacaacaagcaacttaataagagataaagtgcataagtacatattcaataccacaatagtttttaaggctattttgtcccatgagctatatattgcaaaggcgaatgatggaaatttaaaggtagcactcaagcaatttactttggaatggcggagaaataccatgtagtaggtaggtatggtggacacaaatggcatagtggttggctcaaggattttggatgcatgagaagtattccctctcgatacaaggtttaggctagcaaggttatttgaaacaaacacaaggatgaaccggtgcagcaaaactcacataaaagacatattgtaaacattataagactctacaccgtcttccttgttgttcaaaactcaatactagaaattatctagactgtagagagaccaaatatgcaaaccaaatttagcaaactctaggtgtttcttcattaatgggtgcaaagtatatgatgcaagagcttaaacatgagcacaacaattgccaagtatcaaattattcaagacattttagaattactacatgtagcatttctcgattccaaccatataacaatttaacgaagaagattcaaccttcgccatgaatactatgagtaaagcctaaggacatatttttccatatgcaacagcggagcgtgtctctctcccacacaatgaatgctaggatccattttattcaaacaaaacaaaaacaaaaacaaaccgacgctccaagcaaagcacataagatgtgactgaataaaaatatagtttcaggggaggaacctgatgatgttgtcgatgaagaaggggatgccttgggcatccccaagtttgacgcttgagtcttcttagaatatgcaggggtgaaccaccggggcatccccaagcttagagctttcactctccttgatcgtattgcatcatttccctctcttgatccttgaaaacttcctccacaccaaactcgaaacaactcattagagggttagtgcataataaaaattaacatgttcagaggtgacataatcattcttaacacttctggacattgcataaagctactggacattaatggatcaaagaaattcatccaacatagcaaaagaggcaatgcgaaataaaaggcagaatctgtcaaaacagaacagttcgtaaagacgaattttaaaatggcaccagacttgctcaaatgaaaatgcccaaattgaatgaaagttgcgtacatatctgagaatcacgcacgtaaattggcatatttttctgagctacctacagagaggcaggtcgaaattcgtgacagcaaagaaatctgtaactgcgcagtaatccaaatctagtatgaaccttactatgaaagactttacttggcacaacaaaacacaaaactaagataaggagaggttgctacagtagtaaacaacttccaagactcaaatataaaacaaaaatactgtagtaaaaacatgggttgtctcccataagcgcttttctttaacgcctttcagctaggcgcgaaagtgtatatcaagtattgtcgaaagatgatgcatcttcagcggggtttggagttttctcaaccatgcatagtatattggatacataagtttcagcggctcccttttcattagtcttgggcttgctactctcatcaaacaaattttcaggaacaagccaagcatagttattttctagcgcttcattcatcgctaggagcttacatggtattggtgctttgatctccccaccatcattaatattattagtgtaccttactctctccatgtccatcttttcaaggatactaacaaaattggtgcaagaaccaagcatcttatatttaataaagacctttctagcctctcttgctatactaccaaattctctaagaagggtttctaaaacaaaatctttcttttccccttcttccatatcaccgagcgtaagaaacatgtgttggattataggattgagattaacaaatttagtttccaacatgcgaactaaagcagcagcagcaatttcataagtagaagcaagttctaccaagtgtctatcttcaaaattttcaacggtactaacatgattgaaatttttttctatattatttctcccaactatagacccacgtcctaccggtatgtcttttacggtaaaattaaaaggaaacatgttgaactaAGTAAGTAAATATAAGTaactaatatttttgtgtttttgatatagagtgcaagacagtaaataaagtaaagctagcaactaattttttttgtattttgatataatgcagcaaacaaagtagtaaacaaaataaagcaagacaaaaacaaagtaaagagattggattgtggagactccccttgcagcgtgtcttgatctccccggcaaaggcgccagaaaaagagcttgatggcgtgtaactcacacgttcgttgggaaccccaagaggaaggtatgatgcgcacagcagcaagttttccctcggaaagaaaccaaggtttatcgaaccaggaggagccaagaagcacgttgaaggttgatggcggcgggatgtagtgcggcgcaacaccagggattccggcgccaacgtggaacctgcacaacacaaccaaagtactttgccccaacgaaacagtgaggttgtcaatctcaccggcttgctgtaacaaaggattaaccgtattgtgtggaagatgattgtttgctgtaacaaaggattaatctaCGCAGGGATCTACAAGGTACTCGACGGATTTATGACAAAGCGAACAACGACACATGTATAATCATACGCAACATGACACTATTAATATCCTTTCTAGACTTCCTTGGTCGCCAGGAGCTCCATCTTGCCGGTGTCCATATGGAAGGAGAAGCGGCCGAATCCCCACGTCTTGATGAACACCTTCCCTGTGCGGCCGGCGTCCATGTCGCTGGGCCAGACGCAGAGGGTCCTGAACATGGGGTCGACGGGCAGGCCACGCAGCTTGTGGCAGAGCAGGAGCAAGTCGACGATTTTCCTCTCCAGAATCCAGCCCTTGTCGCCCTTCCCGCCGCGTACCCAGAGCTGCAGCTGCTGCTGGGCGTCGGTGACCAGGCAAAGGCGCCCATCCGGCGTCTCCCCGATGCGGTACTTGGGGTTGCGGTTGTGCGCAAACAGCTCGCCCGGCGCCGGCAAGTAGGAGAACCTGAGCGTGGAAGGGTCCAGCACGAGCAGGCGCGAGGACTGGCAGGTGTGCCAGTAGATCTTCCCGGCGGCGCGCACGGCGCGTCCCTCGAACCAATAGGGGTCGAAATCGACCAGCACCTGCTCGTCCCGCGGGAGCGCGCGCCAGCGGCACTTGCCGTCGTCGACGGACGCGACCCAGGCGCGAGGGTGCCCTCCGTCGATGGCGAAGCAGACGGCCTCGAAGCAGAGCTTGGTCGGGTGCGTGCGGGAGAGAAGCGCGGAGCCGACGTAGTACCTTGAGCTGCGCCAGCGGCGGTCATCGGGCACCGtgtcgcgcggcggcggcgagaggaccgtgcggcggcgggtggccgggtcgaggacgaggaagcggGGGAGGACCACCTTGGGGACGCTCTCGCTCGGCTCGAGAAGGAGGAGACCTTGATGCGCATCGTAGACAAAGAAACGGGAGGCGTCCGGGGCGAAATCGAGGGAGAGGCGCGGGGAGGAGGCGTCGAGGGGAGCGAACACGGCGGGGGTTTCGACGATCTTTGGATCCCGCTCAGGGAACGGAACGTGGACCTCGGCTGGGTGGAAGAAGTAGCCGAGGAGAGGAGGGTCGCGAGGGAGGCAGCGGGAGGCCAGGCGGCGCCAGCGGTGGGAGGCGAGGGCAGCACGGAGGAGGTCGGCGAGGGAGAGGCGGCGGAGAATGTCCTGAAGGACGAACTCGGTGAGGACATCGATCGACGGCATTTCCGCCACCGTCGATGAGGAAGGAACCAAGGTGGAGGAAGGCGGggttttggtttttcttttcgTCTTCTTGCCTCTGCTCTTCCACGCCGGCGCCATGGTCTCGCCTCCCTCAGTCTGGCTATAAAATGGAGCAGCATTTACTGTTTGGAAGAAAAGCAAAACACCACCCACACAACACCCACGTCGGGTGAAaatacagctgggcatgggcaacGCGGCCCGGATGACCCGACCTAGCCCAAAAATCCCGGGCCGTGCCGGGCCGGGCTTAGGCCTGATATTTGAGCCCGAACATCGGCAGGTACTGGCAATCGGAGTGGTGGTCGTCGATTGATAGCGGCAACATCATCAACCTTGCCGGCGGAGCTCCACCGACACCAGCGATAAAATCGATTCAGATGACGACAACGAGGATGGCACCGATAGCATGGACTAAATCGTGTTGAGTTGTCGTCATTAGTTTAGTTATTTTGTCTTTCAGTTTAAAATTTTCAAACTTTGTACAAATCTGAATGAAATCCACCGCGTTTTAAGTTCGATGCATGTTTAAGTTCCTATTTAGACCGGCGCTTTAGGTTTGCCGGTGTGTGCAGCCCTCTCCAAATTGTGGGAGCACGTGTCGGCGCCTCCAATAGAGAACTGTCGGCGCGCATGCCGGTGCCTATTtggggtgtgtgtgtgggggggggggtgtggagaTAGTACATGTACTTCGTTTGAACATATAAGCCTCTACATTTCCAAAACAACAATATGCCTAAACTGCAGCATTCTAATGGCCGAAGATGAAATGTGAAATGCCTTAATTATGGAAAACCACACTTTTGTGTTCTTTTGGCAAAAATATGAGGTGTGTTTTGGAAACCAAAATGTTGTCGGCGCGAACTGCATGCCAATAAGTTGCACGGCACCCCCTATAACGGCCTTGTAGCGTTGTGGttgaaggggggggggaggggcAATTCTGGGAGCATAAGAAAGCCACATGGCTTGTGCGCTGACATCGACATAAATGCCCCGATCAACTTATTCTACGCGGCGCATGCATGTCGGTGTGGGTTTGCGACCCGTCACGGTGCGGCTCCCGAGGCCAGTGTAATGGCGTCCATCTACCAGCGTCGTTCCACTTGGCCTCTCCTCGGTAAAAAGGAGATAGCGCTACTCGGCCTCTGCATTCGCCATCCTATacgaaaccctagccaccgcattcgccatcctctaccaaaccctagctaccGGGGGGGATTTGGACGTTTCTCCCAGGCATATCCtaggggtgctttgagaaccggttgggCCACAACACAGAGGCCTTCCGGACAACCAGATGGCCCGTTCCTTCAGGATACCAAACGCACCTCCTTGTACTACCAGAGCGTACGCTTTTTCCGTGGTGAGGCATGTCGTCGTGGTGTaacaacagatgccatgggatggcttaagttggggccgaatgtgcgctagaggatccgggggagggttttgttaacagggaaagagagaaaagaaaccggattgtattgatgaacttggccgatGGCCATAGGTTGAAGATGGTACGGTACAAGACCTCTGCTACTCGCTACTGATCGTCGTCTAATCTCTCGCTGTTCGTCCCGCGCGGGGGTggccctcctctccttatataggggagatgatggcttacaagggaaaaaccctaatagaatctttgatgagctaagctactttataaagctactttgacCCAGCTGACGCCGCttctgtctttaatcagggactgatgacctcgtccggtatcttttacgtcaccttctgctttggcgccagggcttcgattaaagctgaagtgccatCGTGGTTGTGGTGACCCACCATCGTGGTTGTGGTGACCCACCACTGCCACATGGCAGCGGGACCACATGATGCAGCGGGGTTGTAGTAGGGTCTTCCCGCTGACTCCATTATCGACACCATCAACAGTGACATGGCTAATCGCCCTGCCCTTTGCTTCCTGGGAGGCGTCACAGCTCTCGTAGGACACCTCCATTGAAGGATCTCCTCGTTGAAAACATAAGTGAGCATAAAGTATTATGATTCGATTCACCACGCGATGATAATGTCAGTTTGCTAAATGCACACAAGCAAGAACAAACAAGTAGGGAAAAGGGTTGACCGAGGTCCCGACCAGCATCTCCGTGTAACGCCTAGTAAATGCAAATGGTGATGAGGGCGTCCTGAAAGACGCAAATATTTTCAAGATCTAGGTTTTCACCGCGGTGCGCGACGCGGAAGAGAAGGACATGTGGGACGCGGACGAGATGTTGGTCATGCCCACCACCGCGCGCGGCTGCCTCCGACCGAAGGAtacaacacatagcctatcccacCTATGACTTgacaagaaactaaacaagtgggAAAAATTCCAGATCTAACGACCATGGCAAAAAGCGGGTCAACCAAAGTACCGTCGCTGGTGAAAGCAATGTCCATGATTGTTGTGCCCCATGAAGCAGCTTGATTGGCCGGATAGCCTTACGATCTTTATAAGAGTAATACTTAACGTATTTCAGCTTTCAGGCCCTGGCCTTGTCTTGGATCTTGACGCAACAAGGAAAGAGACGCTTGCTGTTATAAAACAAACTTGTGCATTATATTCATTCTTAATACTCAACAATGTGGCAAACTAATACTGGGCTTGTTGTGTTTCAACATTCTAGCGTATTGGAGTTGgcatgtactacctccatcctaaatTTTAAGGcctatattatttttaaaagtcaaactatattaagtttgactatgtttataccaaaaatcattaacatgcaaaatataaaattaatatcattaaatagataatgaaaatatattttcgtatagtatctacaaaatattatatttgttgatagattgttctaaaagttt encodes:
- the LOC124656588 gene encoding uncharacterized protein LOC124656588, which codes for MAPAWKSRGKKTKRKTKTPPSSTLVPSSSTVAEMPSIDVLTEFVLQDILRRLSLADLLRAALASHRWRRLASRCLPRDPPLLGYFFHPAEVHVPFPERDPKIVETPAVFAPLDASSPRLSLDFAPDASRFFVYDAHQGLLLLEPSESVPKVVLPRFLVLDPATRRRTVLSPPPRDTVPDDRRWRSSRYYVGSALLSRTHPTKLCFEAVCFAIDGGHPRAWVASVDDGKCRWRALPRDEQVLVDFDPYWFEGRAVRAAGKIYWHTCQSSRLLVLDPSTLRFSYLPAPGELFAHNRNPKYRIGETPDGRLCLVTDAQQQLQLWVRGGKGDKGWILERKIVDLLLLCHKLRGLPVDPMFRTLCVWPSDMDAGRTGKVFIKTWGFGRFSFHMDTGKMELLATKEV